A window of Mangifera indica cultivar Alphonso chromosome 13, CATAS_Mindica_2.1, whole genome shotgun sequence contains these coding sequences:
- the LOC123194683 gene encoding two-component response regulator ARR12-like isoform X1, whose product MTVEKTNGDQFPAGMRVLAVDDDPTCLLVLETLLRRCQYHVTTTSQAVTALKMLRDNRNKFDLVISDVHMPDMDGFKLLELVGLEMDLPVIMLSGNGDPKLVMKGITHGACDYLLKPVRIEELKNIWQHVIRRKKIDTKDCNHSDDQDKPHHGGGEAAGTRNSDQNGKLNKRRKDQNEDEDEERDENENENEDQSTQKKPRVVWSVDLHRKFVAAVNQLGIDKAVPKKILDLMNVEKLTRENVASHLQKYRLYLKRISCVANQQANMVAAFGNTDASYLRMGSVNGLGNFHSLAVSGQLQNSTFRSFPPGGMLGRLNTPAGLGMCGLPSGIIIDQTKFHPSILPGSHSANILQGMPKSQELDQLQPNKSISANDNTTVFPVNSGLPDARLTFGQSNNPHLSVTNKPLMLEGPPQESQGNRVFGNQSSVTLMALNSGSSSHMLDHGRCNDNLSTAVQSSGIQANYYSLGDCFKQSTMHPCNVRDNLSTMASQIGNNPYDVSSMPPLHSQLQDSKTDLPFQGVPISKNAGQMISNVPQQWENYKHDASHRLNIGYNSLNSAIPMNDDVGTFGQSLDPSNSLFHQSTEFDSIGQSNFVDPFPMKIDEVQRSGIQTSLNPKEEYLMVQQKTQSRYISNNVDSLEDLVSSMVKQIVEEMVGESIGSLWKKTNPHIKALDISWILHEISHLWDRRNEWRSICCFISIDKINLVKRHPCPVRNKSELLEGRESSLRSFCKCLIVCIHIVIVNGVLGFFYLLNNGLIAPFFQFSGCQCYRG is encoded by the exons atgaCCGTAGAGAAAACAAACGGTGACCAGTTCCCGGCTGGCATGAGAGTTTTGGCTGTTGACGATGATCCAACTTGTTTGTTGGTTTTGGAGACTCTGCTTCGTCGTTGCCAATACCATG TTACCACAACAAGTCAGGCAGTCACCGCTCTGAAGATGTTAAGGGACAATAGGAACAAGTTTGACTTGGTTATCAGCGATGTGCATATGCCAGACATGGATGGTTTCAAGTTACTTGAACTTGTGGGGCTTGAGATGGACTTACCTGTTATTA TGTTGTCGGGAAATGGTGACCCGAAGCTTGTAATGAAGGGAATTACTCATGGAGCTTGCGATTATTTGCTGAAACCTGTTCGGATTGAGGAGTTAAAGAACATATGGCAACATGTAATCAGGAGGAAGAAAATTGATACAAAGGACTGTAATCATTCTGACGATCAAGACAAGCCCCATCATGGTGGTGGTGAAGCTGCAGGAACTAGGAACTCTGATCAGAATGGGAAGCTcaataaaagaaggaaagaccaaaatgaagatgaagatgaggagcgtgatgagaatgaaaatgaaaatgaggacCAATCAACCCAAAAGAAGCCTCGGGTTGTTTGGTCAGTGGATCTGCATCGCAAGTTTGTTGCAGCTGTTAATCAGCTGGGCATTGACA AGGCTGTACCAAAAAAGATACTAGATTTGATGAATGTTGAAAAGCTGACCAGAGAAAATGTGGCAAGCCATCTCCAG AAATATAGGCTTTACCTTAAAAGGATCAGCTGTGTCGCTAACCAACAAGCTAATATGGTAGCAGCCTTCGGCAATACAGATGCTTCATATTTGCGAATGGGTTCTGTTAACGGACTGGGGAATTTCCATTCCTTAGCTGTGTCTGGGCAGTTGCAGAATAGTACTTTTAGATCTTTTCCACCTGGTGGGATGCTTGGTAGATTGAACACTCCTGCTGGGCTGGGTATGTGTGGCCTCCCTTCAGGAATTATTATTGATCAGACAAAATTCCATCCAAGCATTCTTCCTGGAAGCCACAGTGCTAATATACTTCAAGGGATGCCAAAGTCCCAGGAACTTGACCAGTTACAACCAAACAAAAGTATCAGTGCTAATGATAATACAACAGTTTTCCCTGTTAACAGTGGTTTACCAGATGCAAGATTAACCTTTGGTCAATCAAATAATCCTCATCTTAGTGTTACAAACAAGCCCTTGATGTTAGAAGGACCTCCTCAAGAGTCCCAAGGTAACAGAGTATTTGGAAATCAGTCTTCTGTTACATTGATGGCCTTAAATTCAGGATCTTCTTCCCATATGCTAGATCATGGTAGATGCAATGATAATTTGTCAACTGCTGTTCAGTCATCTGGGATCCAGgcaaattattattcattagGTGACTGTTTTAAACAGTCTACTATGCATCCATGTAACGTGAGAGACAATCTTTCTACAATGGCCTCACAAATTGGAAATAATCCATATGATGTTTCTTCTATGCCTCCACTGCATAGCCAACTACAGGATTCAAAAACAGATTTACCATTTCAAGGAGTACCTATTAGCAAAAATGCAGGGCAAATGATTAGCAATGTCCCACAACAATGGGAAAACTATAAGCATGATGCTTCACACCGCTTAAATATTGGATACAACTCATTAAACTCTGCAATCCCCATGAATGATGATGTAGGTACTTTCGGCCAAAGCTTGGACCCAAGTAACAGTCTTTTTCACCAAAGCACAGAATTTGATTCAATTGGacaatcaaattttgttgatccCTTCCCCATGAAGATTGATGAGGTTCAAAGGTCTGGTATCCAAACATCATTAAATCCAAAGGAAGAGTATCTCATGGTCCAACAGAAGACACAGAGCCGTTACATTTCAAATAATGTTGACTCATTGGAAGATTTAGTGAGTTCAATGGTGAAACAG ATTGTTGAGGAAATGGTGGGAGAAAGCATTGGCAGTTTGTGGAAGAAGACCAATCCTCACATCAAGGCCCTTGACATCAGTTGGATTCTGCATGAAATAAGCCACCTGTGGGATAGGAGAAATGAGTGGAGAAGCATATGCTGCTTCATCTCCATAGACAAAATCAACCTTGTGAAAAGGCATCCTTGTCCAGTCAGAAACAAGAGTGAGCTCCTTGAGGGGAGGGAGAGTAGCCTGAGGTCCTTCTGCAAGTGCCTGATTGTATGCATTCACATAGTCATTGTTAATGGAGTTCTTGGCTTCTTTTATCTTCTCAACAATGGCCTCATAGCTCCCTTTTTCCAGTTCTCCGGCTGTCAGTGCTACCGAGGCTAA
- the LOC123194683 gene encoding two-component response regulator ARR12-like isoform X7: MTVEKTNGDQFPAGMRVLAVDDDPTCLLVLETLLRRCQYHVTTTSQAVTALKMLRDNRNKFDLVISDVHMPDMDGFKLLELVGLEMDLPVIMLSGNGDPKLVMKGITHGACDYLLKPVRIEELKNIWQHVIRRKKIDTKDCNHSDDQDKPHHGGGEAAGTRNSDQNGKLNKRRKDQNEDEDEERDENENENEDQSTQKKPRVVWSVDLHRKFVAAVNQLGIDKAVPKKILDLMNVEKLTRENVASHLQKYRLYLKRISCVANQQANMVAAFGNTDASYLRMGSVNGLGNFHSLAVSGQLQNSTFRSFPPGGMLGRLNTPAGLGMCGLPSGIIIDQTKFHPSILPGSHSANILQGMPKSQELDQLQPNKSISANDNTTVFPVNSGLPDARLTFGQSNNPHLSVTNKPLMLEGPPQESQGNRVFGNQSSVTLMALNSGSSSHMLDHGRCNDNLSTAVQSSGIQANYYSLGDCFKQSTMHPCNVRDNLSTMASQIGNNPYDVSSMPPLHSQLQDSKTDLPFQGVPISKNAGQMISNVPQQWENYKHDASHRLNIGYNSLNSAIPMNDDVGTFGQSLDPSNSLFHQSTEFDSIGQSNFVDPFPMKIDEVQRSGIQTSLNPKEEYLMVQQKTQSRYISNNVDSLEDLVSSMVKQLID; this comes from the exons atgaCCGTAGAGAAAACAAACGGTGACCAGTTCCCGGCTGGCATGAGAGTTTTGGCTGTTGACGATGATCCAACTTGTTTGTTGGTTTTGGAGACTCTGCTTCGTCGTTGCCAATACCATG TTACCACAACAAGTCAGGCAGTCACCGCTCTGAAGATGTTAAGGGACAATAGGAACAAGTTTGACTTGGTTATCAGCGATGTGCATATGCCAGACATGGATGGTTTCAAGTTACTTGAACTTGTGGGGCTTGAGATGGACTTACCTGTTATTA TGTTGTCGGGAAATGGTGACCCGAAGCTTGTAATGAAGGGAATTACTCATGGAGCTTGCGATTATTTGCTGAAACCTGTTCGGATTGAGGAGTTAAAGAACATATGGCAACATGTAATCAGGAGGAAGAAAATTGATACAAAGGACTGTAATCATTCTGACGATCAAGACAAGCCCCATCATGGTGGTGGTGAAGCTGCAGGAACTAGGAACTCTGATCAGAATGGGAAGCTcaataaaagaaggaaagaccaaaatgaagatgaagatgaggagcgtgatgagaatgaaaatgaaaatgaggacCAATCAACCCAAAAGAAGCCTCGGGTTGTTTGGTCAGTGGATCTGCATCGCAAGTTTGTTGCAGCTGTTAATCAGCTGGGCATTGACA AGGCTGTACCAAAAAAGATACTAGATTTGATGAATGTTGAAAAGCTGACCAGAGAAAATGTGGCAAGCCATCTCCAG AAATATAGGCTTTACCTTAAAAGGATCAGCTGTGTCGCTAACCAACAAGCTAATATGGTAGCAGCCTTCGGCAATACAGATGCTTCATATTTGCGAATGGGTTCTGTTAACGGACTGGGGAATTTCCATTCCTTAGCTGTGTCTGGGCAGTTGCAGAATAGTACTTTTAGATCTTTTCCACCTGGTGGGATGCTTGGTAGATTGAACACTCCTGCTGGGCTGGGTATGTGTGGCCTCCCTTCAGGAATTATTATTGATCAGACAAAATTCCATCCAAGCATTCTTCCTGGAAGCCACAGTGCTAATATACTTCAAGGGATGCCAAAGTCCCAGGAACTTGACCAGTTACAACCAAACAAAAGTATCAGTGCTAATGATAATACAACAGTTTTCCCTGTTAACAGTGGTTTACCAGATGCAAGATTAACCTTTGGTCAATCAAATAATCCTCATCTTAGTGTTACAAACAAGCCCTTGATGTTAGAAGGACCTCCTCAAGAGTCCCAAGGTAACAGAGTATTTGGAAATCAGTCTTCTGTTACATTGATGGCCTTAAATTCAGGATCTTCTTCCCATATGCTAGATCATGGTAGATGCAATGATAATTTGTCAACTGCTGTTCAGTCATCTGGGATCCAGgcaaattattattcattagGTGACTGTTTTAAACAGTCTACTATGCATCCATGTAACGTGAGAGACAATCTTTCTACAATGGCCTCACAAATTGGAAATAATCCATATGATGTTTCTTCTATGCCTCCACTGCATAGCCAACTACAGGATTCAAAAACAGATTTACCATTTCAAGGAGTACCTATTAGCAAAAATGCAGGGCAAATGATTAGCAATGTCCCACAACAATGGGAAAACTATAAGCATGATGCTTCACACCGCTTAAATATTGGATACAACTCATTAAACTCTGCAATCCCCATGAATGATGATGTAGGTACTTTCGGCCAAAGCTTGGACCCAAGTAACAGTCTTTTTCACCAAAGCACAGAATTTGATTCAATTGGacaatcaaattttgttgatccCTTCCCCATGAAGATTGATGAGGTTCAAAGGTCTGGTATCCAAACATCATTAAATCCAAAGGAAGAGTATCTCATGGTCCAACAGAAGACACAGAGCCGTTACATTTCAAATAATGTTGACTCATTGGAAGATTTAGTGAGTTCAATGGTGAAACAG CTTATTGATTAA
- the LOC123194683 gene encoding two-component response regulator ARR12-like isoform X3, producing the protein MTVEKTNGDQFPAGMRVLAVDDDPTCLLVLETLLRRCQYHVTTTSQAVTALKMLRDNRNKFDLVISDVHMPDMDGFKLLELVGLEMDLPVIMLSGNGDPKLVMKGITHGACDYLLKPVRIEELKNIWQHVIRRKKIDTKDCNHSDDQDKPHHGGGEAAGTRNSDQNGKLNKRRKDQNEDEDEERDENENENEDQSTQKKPRVVWSVDLHRKFVAAVNQLGIDKAVPKKILDLMNVEKLTRENVASHLQKYRLYLKRISCVANQQANMVAAFGNTDASYLRMGSVNGLGNFHSLAVSGQLQNSTFRSFPPGGMLGRLNTPAGLGMCGLPSGIIIDQTKFHPSILPGSHSANILQGMPKSQELDQLQPNKSISANDNTTVFPVNSGLPDARLTFGQSNNPHLSVTNKPLMLEGPPQESQGNRVFGNQSSVTLMALNSGSSSHMLDHGRCNDNLSTAVQSSGIQANYYSLGDCFKQSTMHPCNVRDNLSTMASQIGNNPYDVSSMPPLHSQLQDSKTDLPFQGVPISKNAGQMISNVPQQWENYKHDASHRLNIGYNSLNSAIPMNDDVGTFGQSLDPSNSLFHQSTEFDSIGQSNFVDPFPMKIDEVQRSGIQTSLNPKEEYLMVQQKTQSRYISNNVDSLEDLVSSMVKQELEFTLPDGNFGCINAYSLGSCI; encoded by the exons atgaCCGTAGAGAAAACAAACGGTGACCAGTTCCCGGCTGGCATGAGAGTTTTGGCTGTTGACGATGATCCAACTTGTTTGTTGGTTTTGGAGACTCTGCTTCGTCGTTGCCAATACCATG TTACCACAACAAGTCAGGCAGTCACCGCTCTGAAGATGTTAAGGGACAATAGGAACAAGTTTGACTTGGTTATCAGCGATGTGCATATGCCAGACATGGATGGTTTCAAGTTACTTGAACTTGTGGGGCTTGAGATGGACTTACCTGTTATTA TGTTGTCGGGAAATGGTGACCCGAAGCTTGTAATGAAGGGAATTACTCATGGAGCTTGCGATTATTTGCTGAAACCTGTTCGGATTGAGGAGTTAAAGAACATATGGCAACATGTAATCAGGAGGAAGAAAATTGATACAAAGGACTGTAATCATTCTGACGATCAAGACAAGCCCCATCATGGTGGTGGTGAAGCTGCAGGAACTAGGAACTCTGATCAGAATGGGAAGCTcaataaaagaaggaaagaccaaaatgaagatgaagatgaggagcgtgatgagaatgaaaatgaaaatgaggacCAATCAACCCAAAAGAAGCCTCGGGTTGTTTGGTCAGTGGATCTGCATCGCAAGTTTGTTGCAGCTGTTAATCAGCTGGGCATTGACA AGGCTGTACCAAAAAAGATACTAGATTTGATGAATGTTGAAAAGCTGACCAGAGAAAATGTGGCAAGCCATCTCCAG AAATATAGGCTTTACCTTAAAAGGATCAGCTGTGTCGCTAACCAACAAGCTAATATGGTAGCAGCCTTCGGCAATACAGATGCTTCATATTTGCGAATGGGTTCTGTTAACGGACTGGGGAATTTCCATTCCTTAGCTGTGTCTGGGCAGTTGCAGAATAGTACTTTTAGATCTTTTCCACCTGGTGGGATGCTTGGTAGATTGAACACTCCTGCTGGGCTGGGTATGTGTGGCCTCCCTTCAGGAATTATTATTGATCAGACAAAATTCCATCCAAGCATTCTTCCTGGAAGCCACAGTGCTAATATACTTCAAGGGATGCCAAAGTCCCAGGAACTTGACCAGTTACAACCAAACAAAAGTATCAGTGCTAATGATAATACAACAGTTTTCCCTGTTAACAGTGGTTTACCAGATGCAAGATTAACCTTTGGTCAATCAAATAATCCTCATCTTAGTGTTACAAACAAGCCCTTGATGTTAGAAGGACCTCCTCAAGAGTCCCAAGGTAACAGAGTATTTGGAAATCAGTCTTCTGTTACATTGATGGCCTTAAATTCAGGATCTTCTTCCCATATGCTAGATCATGGTAGATGCAATGATAATTTGTCAACTGCTGTTCAGTCATCTGGGATCCAGgcaaattattattcattagGTGACTGTTTTAAACAGTCTACTATGCATCCATGTAACGTGAGAGACAATCTTTCTACAATGGCCTCACAAATTGGAAATAATCCATATGATGTTTCTTCTATGCCTCCACTGCATAGCCAACTACAGGATTCAAAAACAGATTTACCATTTCAAGGAGTACCTATTAGCAAAAATGCAGGGCAAATGATTAGCAATGTCCCACAACAATGGGAAAACTATAAGCATGATGCTTCACACCGCTTAAATATTGGATACAACTCATTAAACTCTGCAATCCCCATGAATGATGATGTAGGTACTTTCGGCCAAAGCTTGGACCCAAGTAACAGTCTTTTTCACCAAAGCACAGAATTTGATTCAATTGGacaatcaaattttgttgatccCTTCCCCATGAAGATTGATGAGGTTCAAAGGTCTGGTATCCAAACATCATTAAATCCAAAGGAAGAGTATCTCATGGTCCAACAGAAGACACAGAGCCGTTACATTTCAAATAATGTTGACTCATTGGAAGATTTAGTGAGTTCAATGGTGAAACAG GAACTAGAGTTCACATTACCTGACGGCAATTTTGGCTGCATTAATGCTTATTCTCTTGGTAGTTGCATATGA
- the LOC123194683 gene encoding two-component response regulator ARR12-like isoform X6 translates to MTVEKTNGDQFPAGMRVLAVDDDPTCLLVLETLLRRCQYHVTTTSQAVTALKMLRDNRNKFDLVISDVHMPDMDGFKLLELVGLEMDLPVIMLSGNGDPKLVMKGITHGACDYLLKPVRIEELKNIWQHVIRRKKIDTKDCNHSDDQDKPHHGGGEAAGTRNSDQNGKLNKRRKDQNEDEDEERDENENENEDQSTQKKPRVVWSVDLHRKFVAAVNQLGIDKAVPKKILDLMNVEKLTRENVASHLQKYRLYLKRISCVANQQANMVAAFGNTDASYLRMGSVNGLGNFHSLAVSGQLQNSTFRSFPPGGMLGRLNTPAGLGMCGLPSGIIIDQTKFHPSILPGSHSANILQGMPKSQELDQLQPNKSISANDNTTVFPVNSGLPDARLTFGQSNNPHLSVTNKPLMLEGPPQESQGNRVFGNQSSVTLMALNSGSSSHMLDHGRCNDNLSTAVQSSGIQANYYSLGDCFKQSTMHPCNVRDNLSTMASQIGNNPYDVSSMPPLHSQLQDSKTDLPFQGVPISKNAGQMISNVPQQWENYKHDASHRLNIGYNSLNSAIPMNDDVGTFGQSLDPSNSLFHQSTEFDSIGQSNFVDPFPMKIDEVQRSGIQTSLNPKEEYLMVQQKTQSRYISNNVDSLEDLVSSMVKQASDDRVG, encoded by the exons atgaCCGTAGAGAAAACAAACGGTGACCAGTTCCCGGCTGGCATGAGAGTTTTGGCTGTTGACGATGATCCAACTTGTTTGTTGGTTTTGGAGACTCTGCTTCGTCGTTGCCAATACCATG TTACCACAACAAGTCAGGCAGTCACCGCTCTGAAGATGTTAAGGGACAATAGGAACAAGTTTGACTTGGTTATCAGCGATGTGCATATGCCAGACATGGATGGTTTCAAGTTACTTGAACTTGTGGGGCTTGAGATGGACTTACCTGTTATTA TGTTGTCGGGAAATGGTGACCCGAAGCTTGTAATGAAGGGAATTACTCATGGAGCTTGCGATTATTTGCTGAAACCTGTTCGGATTGAGGAGTTAAAGAACATATGGCAACATGTAATCAGGAGGAAGAAAATTGATACAAAGGACTGTAATCATTCTGACGATCAAGACAAGCCCCATCATGGTGGTGGTGAAGCTGCAGGAACTAGGAACTCTGATCAGAATGGGAAGCTcaataaaagaaggaaagaccaaaatgaagatgaagatgaggagcgtgatgagaatgaaaatgaaaatgaggacCAATCAACCCAAAAGAAGCCTCGGGTTGTTTGGTCAGTGGATCTGCATCGCAAGTTTGTTGCAGCTGTTAATCAGCTGGGCATTGACA AGGCTGTACCAAAAAAGATACTAGATTTGATGAATGTTGAAAAGCTGACCAGAGAAAATGTGGCAAGCCATCTCCAG AAATATAGGCTTTACCTTAAAAGGATCAGCTGTGTCGCTAACCAACAAGCTAATATGGTAGCAGCCTTCGGCAATACAGATGCTTCATATTTGCGAATGGGTTCTGTTAACGGACTGGGGAATTTCCATTCCTTAGCTGTGTCTGGGCAGTTGCAGAATAGTACTTTTAGATCTTTTCCACCTGGTGGGATGCTTGGTAGATTGAACACTCCTGCTGGGCTGGGTATGTGTGGCCTCCCTTCAGGAATTATTATTGATCAGACAAAATTCCATCCAAGCATTCTTCCTGGAAGCCACAGTGCTAATATACTTCAAGGGATGCCAAAGTCCCAGGAACTTGACCAGTTACAACCAAACAAAAGTATCAGTGCTAATGATAATACAACAGTTTTCCCTGTTAACAGTGGTTTACCAGATGCAAGATTAACCTTTGGTCAATCAAATAATCCTCATCTTAGTGTTACAAACAAGCCCTTGATGTTAGAAGGACCTCCTCAAGAGTCCCAAGGTAACAGAGTATTTGGAAATCAGTCTTCTGTTACATTGATGGCCTTAAATTCAGGATCTTCTTCCCATATGCTAGATCATGGTAGATGCAATGATAATTTGTCAACTGCTGTTCAGTCATCTGGGATCCAGgcaaattattattcattagGTGACTGTTTTAAACAGTCTACTATGCATCCATGTAACGTGAGAGACAATCTTTCTACAATGGCCTCACAAATTGGAAATAATCCATATGATGTTTCTTCTATGCCTCCACTGCATAGCCAACTACAGGATTCAAAAACAGATTTACCATTTCAAGGAGTACCTATTAGCAAAAATGCAGGGCAAATGATTAGCAATGTCCCACAACAATGGGAAAACTATAAGCATGATGCTTCACACCGCTTAAATATTGGATACAACTCATTAAACTCTGCAATCCCCATGAATGATGATGTAGGTACTTTCGGCCAAAGCTTGGACCCAAGTAACAGTCTTTTTCACCAAAGCACAGAATTTGATTCAATTGGacaatcaaattttgttgatccCTTCCCCATGAAGATTGATGAGGTTCAAAGGTCTGGTATCCAAACATCATTAAATCCAAAGGAAGAGTATCTCATGGTCCAACAGAAGACACAGAGCCGTTACATTTCAAATAATGTTGACTCATTGGAAGATTTAGTGAGTTCAATGGTGAAACAG GCATCTGATGACAGAGTTGGGTAA
- the LOC123194683 gene encoding two-component response regulator ARR12-like isoform X5, producing MTVEKTNGDQFPAGMRVLAVDDDPTCLLVLETLLRRCQYHVTTTSQAVTALKMLRDNRNKFDLVISDVHMPDMDGFKLLELVGLEMDLPVIMLSGNGDPKLVMKGITHGACDYLLKPVRIEELKNIWQHVIRRKKIDTKDCNHSDDQDKPHHGGGEAAGTRNSDQNGKLNKRRKDQNEDEDEERDENENENEDQSTQKKPRVVWSVDLHRKFVAAVNQLGIDKAVPKKILDLMNVEKLTRENVASHLQKYRLYLKRISCVANQQANMVAAFGNTDASYLRMGSVNGLGNFHSLAVSGQLQNSTFRSFPPGGMLGRLNTPAGLGMCGLPSGIIIDQTKFHPSILPGSHSANILQGMPKSQELDQLQPNKSISANDNTTVFPVNSGLPDARLTFGQSNNPHLSVTNKPLMLEGPPQESQGNRVFGNQSSVTLMALNSGSSSHMLDHGRCNDNLSTAVQSSGIQANYYSLGDCFKQSTMHPCNVRDNLSTMASQIGNNPYDVSSMPPLHSQLQDSKTDLPFQGVPISKNAGQMISNVPQQWENYKHDASHRLNIGYNSLNSAIPMNDDVGTFGQSLDPSNSLFHQSTEFDSIGQSNFVDPFPMKIDEVQRSGIQTSLNPKEEYLMVQQKTQSRYISNNVDSLEDLVSSMVKQLQASDDRVG from the exons atgaCCGTAGAGAAAACAAACGGTGACCAGTTCCCGGCTGGCATGAGAGTTTTGGCTGTTGACGATGATCCAACTTGTTTGTTGGTTTTGGAGACTCTGCTTCGTCGTTGCCAATACCATG TTACCACAACAAGTCAGGCAGTCACCGCTCTGAAGATGTTAAGGGACAATAGGAACAAGTTTGACTTGGTTATCAGCGATGTGCATATGCCAGACATGGATGGTTTCAAGTTACTTGAACTTGTGGGGCTTGAGATGGACTTACCTGTTATTA TGTTGTCGGGAAATGGTGACCCGAAGCTTGTAATGAAGGGAATTACTCATGGAGCTTGCGATTATTTGCTGAAACCTGTTCGGATTGAGGAGTTAAAGAACATATGGCAACATGTAATCAGGAGGAAGAAAATTGATACAAAGGACTGTAATCATTCTGACGATCAAGACAAGCCCCATCATGGTGGTGGTGAAGCTGCAGGAACTAGGAACTCTGATCAGAATGGGAAGCTcaataaaagaaggaaagaccaaaatgaagatgaagatgaggagcgtgatgagaatgaaaatgaaaatgaggacCAATCAACCCAAAAGAAGCCTCGGGTTGTTTGGTCAGTGGATCTGCATCGCAAGTTTGTTGCAGCTGTTAATCAGCTGGGCATTGACA AGGCTGTACCAAAAAAGATACTAGATTTGATGAATGTTGAAAAGCTGACCAGAGAAAATGTGGCAAGCCATCTCCAG AAATATAGGCTTTACCTTAAAAGGATCAGCTGTGTCGCTAACCAACAAGCTAATATGGTAGCAGCCTTCGGCAATACAGATGCTTCATATTTGCGAATGGGTTCTGTTAACGGACTGGGGAATTTCCATTCCTTAGCTGTGTCTGGGCAGTTGCAGAATAGTACTTTTAGATCTTTTCCACCTGGTGGGATGCTTGGTAGATTGAACACTCCTGCTGGGCTGGGTATGTGTGGCCTCCCTTCAGGAATTATTATTGATCAGACAAAATTCCATCCAAGCATTCTTCCTGGAAGCCACAGTGCTAATATACTTCAAGGGATGCCAAAGTCCCAGGAACTTGACCAGTTACAACCAAACAAAAGTATCAGTGCTAATGATAATACAACAGTTTTCCCTGTTAACAGTGGTTTACCAGATGCAAGATTAACCTTTGGTCAATCAAATAATCCTCATCTTAGTGTTACAAACAAGCCCTTGATGTTAGAAGGACCTCCTCAAGAGTCCCAAGGTAACAGAGTATTTGGAAATCAGTCTTCTGTTACATTGATGGCCTTAAATTCAGGATCTTCTTCCCATATGCTAGATCATGGTAGATGCAATGATAATTTGTCAACTGCTGTTCAGTCATCTGGGATCCAGgcaaattattattcattagGTGACTGTTTTAAACAGTCTACTATGCATCCATGTAACGTGAGAGACAATCTTTCTACAATGGCCTCACAAATTGGAAATAATCCATATGATGTTTCTTCTATGCCTCCACTGCATAGCCAACTACAGGATTCAAAAACAGATTTACCATTTCAAGGAGTACCTATTAGCAAAAATGCAGGGCAAATGATTAGCAATGTCCCACAACAATGGGAAAACTATAAGCATGATGCTTCACACCGCTTAAATATTGGATACAACTCATTAAACTCTGCAATCCCCATGAATGATGATGTAGGTACTTTCGGCCAAAGCTTGGACCCAAGTAACAGTCTTTTTCACCAAAGCACAGAATTTGATTCAATTGGacaatcaaattttgttgatccCTTCCCCATGAAGATTGATGAGGTTCAAAGGTCTGGTATCCAAACATCATTAAATCCAAAGGAAGAGTATCTCATGGTCCAACAGAAGACACAGAGCCGTTACATTTCAAATAATGTTGACTCATTGGAAGATTTAGTGAGTTCAATGGTGAAACAG CTTCAGGCATCTGATGACAGAGTTGGGTAA